A window of Halovivax gelatinilyticus genomic DNA:
GCGGAGACGGTGGTCGAGCGTCTCGAGGCGGAGTATCCCGATTCGACGATCTCGCTTCGGTACTCGAATCGACTCGAGCTGTTGATCGCCGTCATCCTCTCTGCGCAGTGTACCGACGCCAGGGTCAACGCCGAAACCGAGCATCTCTTCGAAACGTATCGGACCGCCGAGGACTACGCGAACGCGCCGCAGGAAGAACTCGCCGAGGCGCTAAACTCGATCAACTTCTACAACAACAAGGCGGGCTACATTCGCGAGGCCTGTGCGATCATCGTCGACGAACACGACGGTGCGGTGCCGGATACGATGAGCGAACTGACCGACTTACCCGGCGTCGGTCGGAAGACGGCGAACGTCGTCTTACAGCACGGCCACGACGTCGTCTGCGGGATCGTCGTCGACACGCACGTTCAGCGTCTCAGTCGTCGACTGGGCCTCACCGAAGAAGAACGCCCTGAGGCGATCGAACGCGACCTGGTCGAACTCGTCCCCGAGGGGTACTGGGTTCAGTTTACGCACCTCCTGATCGATCACGGACGGGCGGTCTGTACGGCTCGCAACCCAGAGTGCAGCGCCTGCGTGCTGGCGGACATCTGTCGGTCCGAGAAGGGTGACGGCGAGGTCGATCTCGCATCTGGTGAACCCTGGGCGGCGAAGTGATCGGCGGCCGCGCGACGTCCGACGAGTTGAAACAGCGAGACGCGAGCGTCGGGCTGACGCAAGCCCAAGCCCTTTTCCCGTAACCCCAGTACTGCCGCGCCGGTGACTGACATGGTCAACGAGAAAGACGAACACGGACTCGATGAGCACCCAGCGGCGGCCGAAGAGGACCGAGACGCCGAGGATGACGACGAGCTCCGGGCCGAACAGCAGGAGGCCCGGGAGAAGGGTGACGAGGAGGACCGCCGTCAGGATATCGAACACGCCTCGCAAGATCGCGAGACGGACGCCTTAGAGCACGCGAACCCGAATTACCACCGAGACGAACCGCCGGAGGACAGCTAGGCGGGGAGCTCACGCCCGCCCTCGCCGGGGGTCGGCGATCCCGTTGTCCGTCACGTCGGTTGACAGCTGCCGACGTGGAACTGAACCTTTTTCACCGCGGTCTGTGACCGAGCGAGTATGCAGGAGACGCTTGCGGAGTGGCGGCCGGCCATCGACGAGGCCATCGCCGAGGTGTTGCCGCGAGACGTCGACGAGGCCTACCTCGAATCGTACTTCGGCGAACCAACCTTTCAGTACGATCCCGAGGGGATCCAGCGAGCGCTCGCGGATCCGATCTGGGACCTGTTAGACCGCGGCGGGAAGCGCTGGCGCGCCGTCCTCTTTCTCGTCTTCGTCGAGGCGTTCGGCGAAGATCCCGAGGAATATCTCCCGTACGCGACGATTCCCGAAATTCTACACAACGGGACGATCATCGTCGACGACGTCGAGGACGAGGCCGAAGAGCGACGCGGCGAGCCGGCGTTACACCACCGATTCGGCCGTGATGTCGCGCTCAACGCGGGCAACGCGATGTACTTCATCCCCTTGAAGATCATCACGCACAACCCGGCCGATCTCCCGTCCGAGCAGCGTCTGGCCGCCTACGAGATGCTCATGCACGAACTGAACCGGACCCACCTCGGTCAGGGGATGGACATCTGCTGGCACAACGAGCCGGAGGTGCGAACCACCCGGGAGCAGTACCTCGAGATGTGCGCGTGCAAGACGGGCTGTCTGGGGCGGATCGTCGCCCGGCTGGCCGCGATCGTGACCGGACAGTCGGCGGACGTCGAACACCACGCCGCTGAGTACGCAGAGACCGTCGCCATCGCGTTCCAGATCGCCGACGACGTCCTGGACGTCGAACACTCCCTCGGTCGGGCGGGTGACTTCGGCAAGGCCTTCGGAAACGACATTCGCGAGGGAAAGAAGACGCTTCTGGTCTTACACGCCATCGAGGAGAGCGACCCCGCGGACGCGGATCGACTGGCCGAGATCATCGCCGCCGACGAGAACACGGACGAAGAGATCGACGAAGCCCTCACGCTCATCGAGGATTCGGGTGCGATCGAGTACGCCCGTGACCGGGCGGTGGGTCTCGCAGACACGGCAAAAG
This region includes:
- the nth gene encoding endonuclease III, translating into MGEPHDDPAEQAETVVERLEAEYPDSTISLRYSNRLELLIAVILSAQCTDARVNAETEHLFETYRTAEDYANAPQEELAEALNSINFYNNKAGYIREACAIIVDEHDGAVPDTMSELTDLPGVGRKTANVVLQHGHDVVCGIVVDTHVQRLSRRLGLTEEERPEAIERDLVELVPEGYWVQFTHLLIDHGRAVCTARNPECSACVLADICRSEKGDGEVDLASGEPWAAK
- a CDS encoding polyprenyl synthetase family protein, with translation MQETLAEWRPAIDEAIAEVLPRDVDEAYLESYFGEPTFQYDPEGIQRALADPIWDLLDRGGKRWRAVLFLVFVEAFGEDPEEYLPYATIPEILHNGTIIVDDVEDEAEERRGEPALHHRFGRDVALNAGNAMYFIPLKIITHNPADLPSEQRLAAYEMLMHELNRTHLGQGMDICWHNEPEVRTTREQYLEMCACKTGCLGRIVARLAAIVTGQSADVEHHAAEYAETVAIAFQIADDVLDVEHSLGRAGDFGKAFGNDIREGKKTLLVLHAIEESDPADADRLAEIIAADENTDEEIDEALTLIEDSGAIEYARDRAVGLADTAKAHVDALDADPAVAAKLRSFADFVVDRDV